In the genome of Thalassophryne amazonica chromosome 6, fThaAma1.1, whole genome shotgun sequence, the window ACCGCTGTATATCTGCTGTACCAGTTGGCCAGCACTCAATCTGTTCACTTTAAAACAATGCCACTGGGTAAAGTGTTGTTACTTCTAAGTTTACCCACAGGCATACATAGCCAGAGTGAAACAAGCCATCCCAAGAAGCAAATCATTAAAAAAAGGATGAAAGAAAACGTATGCAAATGAAGAACTGGTGTGAAAGGTGACTaattattatattgtaaattaaTTTTGACAGCCTTTGATGCTGAAATCAATAAACAAAATGTGGATGCCAAACACTTTATGGACAAGCAGCACAGTGAACTGTAAAGATTCGTGATTGTTGGGAGCAGCTTAATTGCATCAAATGAAAGtcatcaccagtgttgccacagttactttgaaaaagtaatccaattactgattactgattactccttgaaaaagtaacttagttactttactgattactcaattgtaaaagtaactaagttagattactaattacttttttagttacttttcccagctgccgacaacaagcctctgccacctcaacatgacaatgatacctgttttgccaaaactcactttatagtcactctttcttgatttcaatgaaataaatacttgttttataaaaagtaaaataaagacctctctcttgacctcatatttaactgttgacagcactgtaacagtaaaacttgcaatttcgaacctacattgtttataaatgtaactattaaattctaacatttttctaacatttaaattctctctaaacattttacttgttgaaattattattagttTAAGcaatagtagttgtagtaaaaaacggcttcaaaactggacctttaatctaggggtgttgtggggggggcacatccttgccccacgcccccatcccatctggattcgcccctgctttggcgtttgagcacaaagaatggataacatatatttatgcagaaaacaggaccagatttacaggtaagaaagttttattgtgttttcacatcatgtggtcctcagaaagagagtttaggtgcatttgagtggaaaatagggttagttgttgacgcgtcgccgaggatcagctgtttttaacgagacgatacggagcggctcagctcagaattctaaataaaggagaaaaaaagtataaaaatgtctttgtaaagctcagtgcaggtgtgctgatcaccacgctttaagaggtgaggacgagtcgagcagctgcaaaaaaaacgcggatgaaaagctcacagctcactgaaagtgggacgttcagtcgaaccccgacctcctgcccacggaccaagtttaatgctgttatcgacccacaatgaaaaataatagtaacgcacagtgacatggagaagtaactttaatctgattactgatttggaaagattaacgcgttagattactcgttactaaaaaaagtggtcagattagagtaactaagtaacgcgttaccggcatcactggtcatcaCAAGGTATATAAAAAAAGATATATTTTAGCAGGTCAAGCACAGGAACGATGGAGCCAGCAAGTCAATGAGGGTGTGAAAAAAATTCTCACGAGTAGTTCCGTAAAATTCAGGTCTAAAAGATGACACATCAAAATACAAAATCTTACCAAGTTTATTTGCCTTATTTCTAGTCAAAATATCTAAGTATACTTaatataagaaaaaaataaataagccaTATTTCAGTAAGATGGGACTTGTTTTTTAGATGGTGTATATCAAAATCTTAAGTGAGTGTCTAGGAAATGTCTTACTGTGAGTCATTTCTGAGATGTAACAAGCTTTTGACTCACTGTaagatttttgagctgctttatTGTTTGTAAAAGGTGGAATACTTAATAATAATGAACAtcgaaaaaataaaatccaatagGCCATCAGCCTCATCCGCCATGaggtagaggtgggcaatactgggaattctggtattgatccgataccaagtaaatacaggcccagtatcactgatatcaatactgatactttttcatatttcaatttaattcaatttcaatttattaatttatatagcgccaactcacgacaaagtcgtcccaaggcgcttcacacaatacacaacaacataaattaatctaaaatcaaaattaaaagcaagaaaagcacaataaaaagacaaaacacagtagaataaaaagaaattacaaagcaagcacaaacagattaaattaatgataagacaggtaAGACAGAACATTTCAAATCAAACCTGAAAAATCTGATTTCATACAACATGCTCATCAGCTAATTCAAAATTTTCTAAACAGTCTGTAATTCTCTCATTGCACTTTACCAGTTAATTCTATCTGTTAAGTTCCCTCGTGGACTTTCACAACCCTCCATGATCAATCACATGCACCTCAGATTGTTCCTCCTCTGCTTCATTTTCCTCACTTGTGGCTGACTATGCTGCGGGCAATCAGCTCTTTCATGATCTCGTTGGTGCCACCGTAGATGGGCTGAACACGGGAGTCCACGAACGCCTTAGCGATGGGATATTCCCACATGTAGCCCCAACCTCCATGGAGCTGTAGGCACTGAGTGGCAACCTTGTTCTGGAGTTCAGAGGCCCAGAACTTGGCCATGGAGGCAGTGGAGCTGTCAAGTCGTTTCTCAGAGTGGAGCTGAAGACAGTTATCTACGAAGCTTCTGCCCACACAGATCTCAGTCTTTAGCTCAGCTAGCTTGTGCTGCACAGTCTGTAGGTCAGCAATGGTCTTGCCAAAAGCCTTCCTCTGCAAAACGTAGTTCCTGGTTTCCTCAAACATGAACTCAGAGCTCGCTATGGCTACGTCACCAATCACCAGACGCTCCTGTGGCAGTTCTTGCATCAGGTAGTAGAATCCCTTGTTGGATTCCCCCAGCAGGGCGTCAGCTGGGAGCCGTACATCTTCAAAAAACAACTCAGCTGTATCCTGTGCCTTCAGGCCAATCTTCTCCAGCTTGCGTCCCTTGTGGAAGCCCTTCATGCTGGCCTCCACCAAAAACAGACTGATGCCATGTGCTGCAGATTTGGCGTCACGGTCTGTGACAGCCACAACCACCACAACATCACACAGCCAACCATTTGTTATGAAAACCTTGTTGCCATTGAGGATCCAGTCACTGCTGTCCTTTTTGGCATACGTCCTCACACCCTGAAGATCACTGCCTGCTCCTGGCTCTGTCATGGCGATGGCTGAGATACATTTCCCAGCAATCATCTTGGGGATGAAGCGGTCGATCTGTTCATTGGTGCCATAGTTGACGATGTAAGGCATGATGATATCAGAGTGCACCATGATTCCTGGACCTGTGCAGTTGCAATACGCCTGCTCCTCCCACACGACAGCAGCAGAAAACAGGTCACCTCCAATGCCACCGTGTTCCTCTGGTGTCATTATTCCCAGCAGGCCTTGTTGCCCAGCCTT includes:
- the LOC117511611 gene encoding long-chain specific acyl-CoA dehydrogenase, mitochondrial-like — encoded protein: MFVKKFVSASFGLKNVCGRAHIFSAVAIRLKHAEANRHGQPVRSVRPEPSTAKTLMDIGTPRIFTEDHDLFRQNVRRFFQEEAVPYHSEWEKSGQVSREFWEKAGQQGLLGIMTPEEHGGIGGDLFSAAVVWEEQAYCNCTGPGIMVHSDIIMPYIVNYGTNEQIDRFIPKMIAGKCISAIAMTEPGAGSDLQGVRTYAKKDSSDWILNGNKVFITNGWLCDVVVVVAVTDRDAKSAAHGISLFLVEASMKGFHKGRKLEKIGLKAQDTAELFFEDVRLPADALLGESNKGFYYLMQELPQERLVIGDVAIASSEFMFEETRNYVLQRKAFGKTIADLQTVQHKLAELKTEICVGRSFVDNCLQLHSEKRLDSSTASMAKFWASELQNKVATQCLQLHGGWGYMWEYPIAKAFVDSRVQPIYGGTNEIMKELIARSIVSHK